The following coding sequences lie in one Synechococcus sp. MW101C3 genomic window:
- a CDS encoding cytochrome B6, with translation MSAPPALIVSPAVLAFASTGDGVDGLPFGWTIDGLQNGVLIYLGLSSLAFVIVWLVGFLRRS, from the coding sequence GTGTCGGCCCCGCCTGCCTTGATCGTTTCGCCCGCCGTTCTGGCCTTCGCGTCCACCGGTGACGGCGTCGATGGGCTGCCGTTCGGATGGACCATCGACGGCCTGCAGAATGGTGTGCTGATCTATCTCGGCCTCTCTTCGCTGGCGTTCGTGATCGTGTGGCTGGTGGGCTTCCTGCGGCGCTCCTGA
- the purT gene encoding formate-dependent phosphoribosylglycinamide formyltransferase: protein MTAPTFPRTLMLLGSGELGKEVAIAAQRLGCRVIAVDRYAGAPAMQVADAAEVIPMTDAAALLAVVRRHRPDLVIPEIEALAVDALAELEAEGVTVIPTAQATAVTMNRDRIRDLAAGTLGLRTARFAYASSAEELAAAAAPLGWPVVVKPVMSSSGKGQSVVQGPEGIAAAWDAALAGARGAGARVIVEEFLQFEQEITLLTVRQWNGPTLFCPPIGHVQERGDYQCSWQPACLAPTQLEAAQAMALKVTDHLGGAGLFGVEFFLTGAAGSTDPGAVVFSELSPRPHDTGLVTLAGQNLSEFELHLRAVLGLPIPAIQSTGPAASRVILAGEQLSSVAYTGVAAALAEPDTTVLLFGKPEARPHRRMGVALARGTDLAEARERADRAAARVEVVAGP from the coding sequence ATGACGGCGCCCACCTTCCCTCGCACCCTGATGCTGCTGGGCAGCGGCGAGCTGGGCAAAGAAGTGGCCATCGCCGCCCAGCGCCTCGGTTGCCGCGTGATCGCCGTCGACCGCTATGCCGGTGCGCCCGCCATGCAGGTGGCCGATGCGGCGGAGGTGATCCCGATGACCGATGCGGCGGCGCTGCTGGCCGTGGTGCGGCGCCACCGGCCGGATCTGGTGATCCCGGAGATCGAGGCCCTGGCCGTGGATGCCCTGGCTGAACTGGAGGCGGAAGGCGTCACTGTGATTCCCACGGCACAGGCCACAGCCGTGACCATGAACCGTGATCGCATCCGGGATCTGGCCGCCGGCACCCTGGGCCTGCGCACCGCCCGCTTCGCCTATGCCAGCAGCGCCGAGGAACTGGCCGCCGCCGCCGCGCCGCTCGGTTGGCCCGTGGTGGTGAAGCCGGTGATGAGCTCCTCGGGCAAGGGGCAGAGCGTGGTACAGGGCCCCGAAGGCATCGCAGCGGCCTGGGATGCGGCGCTGGCGGGCGCGCGCGGGGCCGGCGCGCGGGTGATCGTGGAGGAGTTCCTGCAGTTCGAGCAGGAGATCACCCTGCTCACAGTGCGGCAGTGGAACGGCCCCACGCTGTTCTGCCCGCCGATCGGCCACGTGCAGGAACGGGGCGACTACCAATGCAGCTGGCAGCCCGCCTGCCTCGCACCGACTCAGCTGGAGGCAGCCCAGGCCATGGCCTTGAAGGTCACCGATCACCTGGGCGGGGCTGGACTGTTCGGCGTGGAGTTCTTCCTCACCGGTGCTGCCGGCTCCACGGACCCCGGTGCGGTGGTGTTCTCGGAACTCTCGCCCCGGCCGCACGACACGGGCCTGGTGACGCTGGCCGGCCAGAACCTCAGCGAGTTCGAGCTGCACCTGCGCGCCGTGCTGGGGCTGCCGATCCCCGCCATCCAATCCACCGGTCCCGCCGCCAGCCGGGTGATCCTGGCCGGCGAGCAGCTCAGCAGCGTGGCCTACACCGGCGTGGCGGCAGCCCTGGCCGAACCCGACACCACCGTGCTGCTGTTCGGCAAGCCGGAGGCACGGCCCCACCGGCGCATGGGTGTGGCCCTGGCGCGCGGCACCGATCTGGCTGAGGCAAGGGAGCGGGCCGATCGCGCCGCCGCCCGGGTGGAGGTGGTGGCAGGTCCCTGA
- a CDS encoding DUF3134 domain-containing protein encodes MSTLDSVNPSLTRYGREEPAPVLPLRDEPDLLSWLETSGRLVVDEETAAPDVSTVEEEELSALMGEKEDYSPADEASDESWED; translated from the coding sequence ATGAGCACCCTCGACAGCGTCAATCCCTCCCTCACCCGCTACGGGCGGGAAGAGCCGGCACCGGTGCTCCCCCTGCGGGACGAACCGGACCTGCTGAGCTGGCTGGAAACCAGCGGCCGGCTGGTGGTGGATGAGGAAACCGCCGCTCCTGATGTGAGCACGGTGGAAGAGGAGGAGCTCTCCGCCCTGATGGGCGAGAAAGAGGATTACAGCCCCGCCGACGAAGCAAGCGACGAAAGCTGGGAAGACTGA
- the mraY gene encoding phospho-N-acetylmuramoyl-pentapeptide-transferase, translated as MASTSPLTAPGRLRSPASALTLLLVAAALGCDLWFRVSQLTLPLLLAALVSWTLCVWGVPRLRALKVGQVIREDGPQGHLSKAGTPTMGGLLVVPVGVIVGGLIAPTDERLLAVAAITLAFLAIGGFDDWRSLTRRTNTGLTPKGKLVLQALAALLFLAWGSWRGWFGGDVGLPFGWVLPLGLLLLPLGLFVFLAESNATNLTDGLDGLAAGCGAVVFTGFALELMLRGHSGDPAMAGFCAAMAGAWLGFLGHNRHPARVFMGDTGSLAMGAALTAVALLTDSLWPLLVMGGVFVAESLSVILQVWVFKATKGPDGQGRRLFRMAPLHHHFELAGNPEQRVVVGFWLASVALVLLGLLLLP; from the coding sequence TTGGCCTCCACCTCCCCGCTCACCGCTCCCGGCCGGCTGCGTTCTCCCGCCAGCGCCCTCACCCTGCTGCTCGTGGCGGCGGCCTTGGGCTGCGATCTCTGGTTCCGGGTGTCCCAGCTCACGCTGCCGCTGCTGCTGGCGGCGCTGGTGAGCTGGACGCTGTGTGTGTGGGGGGTGCCGCGGCTGCGGGCCCTGAAAGTGGGCCAGGTGATCCGGGAAGACGGCCCCCAGGGCCACCTCAGCAAGGCCGGCACCCCCACGATGGGCGGTCTGCTGGTGGTGCCGGTGGGGGTGATCGTGGGCGGGCTGATTGCTCCGACCGATGAGCGCCTGCTGGCGGTGGCCGCCATCACCCTCGCCTTCCTGGCGATCGGCGGCTTCGACGACTGGCGCAGCCTCACCCGCCGCACCAACACCGGCCTGACCCCGAAGGGGAAGCTGGTGCTGCAGGCGCTGGCGGCGCTGCTGTTCCTGGCCTGGGGCAGCTGGCGTGGCTGGTTCGGCGGCGATGTGGGCCTGCCGTTCGGCTGGGTGCTGCCGCTGGGCCTGCTGCTGCTGCCGCTGGGTCTGTTCGTGTTCCTGGCCGAAAGCAACGCCACCAACCTCACCGATGGCCTCGACGGCCTGGCGGCAGGCTGCGGCGCCGTGGTGTTCACCGGCTTCGCCCTGGAGCTGATGCTGCGTGGCCACAGCGGCGACCCCGCCATGGCCGGCTTCTGCGCGGCGATGGCGGGCGCCTGGCTGGGCTTCCTGGGCCACAACCGCCACCCCGCCCGGGTGTTCATGGGCGACACCGGCTCACTGGCAATGGGGGCGGCGCTCACGGCGGTGGCCCTGCTCACCGACAGCCTCTGGCCCCTGCTGGTGATGGGCGGGGTGTTCGTGGCCGAGTCCCTGTCGGTGATCCTGCAGGTGTGGGTGTTCAAAGCCACCAAGGGGCCCGATGGGCAGGGCAGGCGGCTGTTCCGCATGGCGCCGCTGCACCACCATTTCGAGCTGGCGGGCAACCCGGAACAGCGGGTCGTGGTGGGGTTCTGGCTCGCGAGCGTGGCCTTGGTGCTGCTCGGCCTGCTGCTGCTGCCCTGA